A window of the Streptomyces sp. NBC_00454 genome harbors these coding sequences:
- a CDS encoding 8-oxoguanine deaminase: protein MTASAARDSAVERIVIENCAIATVDANDTEYASGHVVVAGNRIEAIGAGRAPENLVNVVRRIDGTGHLVTPGLVNTHHHFYQWITRGLATDHNLFNWLVALYPTWARIDEQMTYTAAQGSLAMMAKGGVTTAMDHHYVFPKGSGDLSGSIIRAASEMGVRFTLARGSMDRSVKDGGLPPDHAVETLEGALADTEATVKKHHDYSFDAMTQVAVAPCSPFSVSTELLKQGAELARRLGVRMHTHGSETVEEEQFCKELFGMGPTDYFESTGWLGEDVWMAHSVHMNDSDIAAFARTRTGVAHCPSSNARLAAGIARVPDMLAAGVPVGLGVDGTASNESGELHTELRNALLINRLNPVHRERALNARQALRLGTYGGAQVLGRADNIGSLEVGKCADLVMWNLSTLAHSSIADPVTALVFGAAAPVTLSLVNGKQIVENNRLLFADEDAIAVSTREEAQRLARLHS from the coding sequence ATGACAGCATCGGCAGCCCGTGACAGCGCTGTAGAGCGCATCGTCATCGAAAACTGTGCGATTGCAACCGTCGACGCCAACGACACCGAGTACGCCTCGGGCCATGTCGTAGTCGCCGGTAACAGGATCGAGGCCATCGGTGCGGGCAGGGCCCCCGAGAACCTCGTCAACGTAGTCCGTCGCATCGATGGCACCGGACACCTCGTGACCCCCGGTCTGGTCAACACGCACCACCACTTCTACCAGTGGATCACGCGTGGTCTGGCCACCGACCACAACCTCTTCAACTGGCTCGTCGCGCTGTACCCGACGTGGGCGCGCATCGACGAGCAGATGACGTACACGGCGGCCCAGGGCTCCCTGGCGATGATGGCCAAGGGCGGCGTCACCACCGCCATGGACCACCACTACGTCTTCCCCAAGGGCTCCGGCGACCTCTCCGGGTCGATCATCCGCGCCGCGTCCGAGATGGGCGTCCGCTTCACCCTCGCCCGCGGTTCCATGGACCGCAGCGTGAAGGACGGCGGCCTGCCGCCGGACCACGCGGTCGAGACCCTCGAAGGCGCGCTCGCCGACACCGAGGCGACCGTCAAGAAGCACCACGACTACTCCTTCGACGCGATGACCCAGGTCGCCGTCGCCCCGTGCTCCCCCTTCTCGGTCTCCACCGAGCTGCTGAAGCAGGGCGCCGAGCTGGCCCGCCGCCTCGGTGTGCGCATGCACACGCACGGCAGCGAGACCGTCGAGGAAGAGCAGTTCTGCAAGGAACTGTTCGGCATGGGCCCGACCGACTACTTCGAGTCGACCGGCTGGCTCGGCGAGGACGTGTGGATGGCGCACAGCGTCCACATGAACGACTCCGACATCGCCGCGTTCGCCCGTACCAGGACCGGTGTCGCGCACTGCCCGTCCTCCAACGCCCGTCTGGCCGCCGGCATCGCCCGCGTCCCGGACATGCTCGCCGCCGGCGTCCCGGTCGGCCTCGGCGTGGACGGCACCGCCTCCAACGAGTCGGGCGAGCTGCACACCGAGCTGCGCAACGCGCTGCTGATCAACCGTCTGAACCCGGTCCACCGCGAGCGCGCCCTCAACGCGCGCCAGGCCCTGCGCCTCGGTACGTACGGTGGCGCCCAGGTCCTCGGCCGCGCCGACAACATCGGCTCGCTCGAGGTCGGCAAGTGCGCCGACCTGGTGATGTGGAACCTGAGCACGCTGGCCCACTCCTCCATCGCCGACCCGGTCACCGCCCTGGTCTTCGGCGCTGCCGCTCCCGTGACCCTCTCGCTGGTCAACGGCAAGCAGATCGTCGAGAACAACCGTCTTCTCTTCGCCGACGAGGACGCGATCGCCGTGTCCACCCGGGAAGAGGCCCAGCGCCTCGCGCGACTGCATTCTTAG
- a CDS encoding nucleobase:cation symporter-2 family protein, with protein MAATPGFRKDAVVVPEEGKHPVDETLPPLKMFTSGLQHVAAMYAGVVAPPMIVGPAVGLSATETAFLMGASLFTAGLATLLQTLGFWKIGAKLPFVNGVSFAGVTPMIAIGKGAGDNAVPVIFGAIIVAGVLGFFAAPYFGKLVRFFPPVVTGTVITLIGVSLLPVAFNWSQGGNRTATDYGSMQNIGMAAVTLAIVLLMRKFLRGFLQQISILLGLVAGTLIALPLGMTNFDAVRNADFVGFPTPFHFGAPQFQVAAIISMCIVMLVCMTESTADILALGKIVGRPADEKTIEGGLRADALGSAISPLFNGFMCSAFAQNIGLVAMTKVRSRFVVAAGGGILILLGLCPIAASVIGVVPLPVLGGAGIVLFGSVAASGIQTLAGAAMEKGENALIVAAALGIGLIPIAAPGFYHAFPKDLLVVLDSGISTGCVVAIALNLAFNHLGAKKGAADAATLEPVPVH; from the coding sequence GTGGCCGCAACGCCTGGGTTTCGCAAAGATGCAGTCGTAGTACCGGAGGAGGGGAAGCACCCGGTCGACGAGACCTTGCCTCCGTTGAAGATGTTCACCAGCGGGCTCCAGCACGTGGCCGCCATGTACGCGGGTGTCGTCGCTCCGCCCATGATCGTCGGCCCGGCGGTCGGCCTCTCCGCCACCGAGACCGCCTTCCTGATGGGCGCCTCGCTCTTCACCGCAGGGCTCGCGACCCTCCTCCAGACCCTCGGGTTCTGGAAGATCGGCGCCAAACTCCCCTTCGTCAACGGCGTTTCGTTCGCCGGCGTGACCCCGATGATCGCCATCGGCAAGGGGGCCGGCGACAACGCCGTCCCCGTCATCTTCGGCGCGATCATCGTCGCCGGAGTCCTCGGCTTCTTCGCCGCCCCGTACTTCGGCAAGCTGGTCAGGTTCTTCCCGCCGGTGGTCACCGGTACGGTCATCACCCTGATCGGCGTCTCGCTGCTCCCCGTGGCCTTCAACTGGTCGCAGGGCGGGAACCGCACCGCCACCGACTACGGCTCGATGCAGAACATCGGGATGGCCGCGGTCACCCTCGCGATCGTCCTGCTGATGCGCAAGTTCCTGCGCGGCTTCCTCCAGCAGATATCCATCCTGCTCGGCCTGGTCGCCGGAACGCTCATCGCGCTGCCCCTGGGCATGACCAACTTCGACGCCGTCAGGAACGCCGACTTCGTGGGCTTCCCGACCCCGTTCCACTTCGGCGCCCCGCAGTTCCAGGTCGCCGCCATCATCTCGATGTGCATCGTGATGCTCGTGTGCATGACGGAGTCCACCGCCGACATCCTGGCGCTGGGCAAGATCGTGGGCCGTCCCGCGGACGAGAAGACCATCGAGGGCGGCCTGCGGGCCGACGCCCTCGGCAGCGCGATCAGCCCGCTGTTCAACGGGTTCATGTGCAGCGCCTTCGCGCAGAACATCGGCCTGGTCGCCATGACCAAGGTGCGCAGCCGGTTCGTCGTCGCGGCCGGCGGCGGCATCCTGATCCTGCTCGGCCTCTGTCCGATCGCCGCCTCCGTCATCGGCGTGGTCCCGCTCCCGGTCCTCGGCGGCGCGGGCATCGTCCTCTTCGGCTCGGTGGCCGCCAGCGGTATCCAGACCCTGGCCGGCGCGGCCATGGAGAAGGGCGAGAACGCCCTGATCGTCGCTGCCGCGCTCGGCATCGGCCTGATCCCGATCGCGGCCCCCGGCTTCTACCACGCCTTCCCGAAGGACCTGCTGGTCGTCCTGGACTCCGGCATCAGCACCGGCTGCGTCGTGGCCATCGCGCTGAACCTGGCCTTCAACCACCTCGGCGCCAAGAAGGGCGCGGCCGACGCCGCCACCCTGGAACCGGTGCCGGTGCACTGA
- a CDS encoding Lrp/AsnC family transcriptional regulator: MNSANSAIDDMDRALVHALQLAPRASWELLGPVLGARPDTLARRWERLTGTGEAWLTGIGLRTGVRPPCMAWVEVTCAPGTSPPVGDALVADPYTLGVEHTTGGRDLLVFVALPDLPALYRYLSSRVQLIPGVIGTRTSMVTAVHYAPDRWRLDQLAPDQIDLLTGRTRRSAHATVPATAPVAPLQYEDRPLVRALASDARRSVASLAREFEMSESTVRRRLTRLEAGQSLRYSCALASGLSGWPVSATLWAEAAEYELADCAAAAAGLRETRTCMSVSGPWNFMISVRLRTVEDLSRYTADLTRRLPGLRMRDSAVSLRVRKSEAQELGPRGHRLRTVVPDIWSDPDPAPSGPVGL; encoded by the coding sequence ATGAACTCGGCCAATTCCGCCATCGACGACATGGACCGGGCGCTCGTCCACGCACTCCAGCTCGCTCCCCGCGCCAGCTGGGAGCTGCTGGGGCCCGTGCTGGGAGCGCGCCCGGACACCCTGGCACGCCGCTGGGAGCGGCTCACCGGGACCGGGGAGGCGTGGCTGACGGGGATAGGGCTGCGGACCGGCGTCCGGCCGCCCTGCATGGCCTGGGTGGAGGTCACGTGCGCCCCGGGAACCTCCCCGCCGGTGGGCGACGCCCTCGTGGCGGATCCGTACACGCTCGGCGTGGAACACACCACCGGCGGCCGTGACCTGCTGGTCTTCGTGGCCCTCCCGGACCTGCCCGCGCTGTACCGGTACCTGTCCTCGCGGGTGCAGCTGATCCCGGGCGTGATCGGGACCCGTACCTCGATGGTGACCGCGGTGCACTACGCCCCCGACCGCTGGCGCCTGGACCAGTTGGCCCCGGACCAGATCGACCTGCTGACCGGCCGGACCCGGCGTTCGGCGCACGCCACCGTCCCGGCCACGGCCCCGGTCGCGCCGCTGCAGTACGAGGACCGGCCACTGGTACGGGCCCTGGCCTCGGACGCCCGGCGCAGCGTGGCCTCGCTGGCCCGGGAGTTCGAGATGAGCGAGTCGACCGTACGGCGCCGGCTGACGAGGCTGGAGGCCGGTCAGAGCCTGCGCTACAGCTGCGCCCTGGCGTCGGGGCTGTCGGGCTGGCCGGTGTCGGCGACGCTCTGGGCGGAGGCCGCCGAGTACGAACTGGCCGATTGCGCGGCGGCGGCCGCGGGACTGCGCGAGACCCGGACCTGCATGTCCGTCAGCGGGCCCTGGAACTTCATGATCAGCGTACGGCTGCGCACCGTGGAGGACCTCTCCCGCTACACCGCGGACCTCACCCGCCGACTGCCGGGCCTGCGCATGAGGGACTCCGCGGTGTCCCTGCGCGTACGCAAGTCGGAGGCGCAGGAACTGGGCCCGCGCGGCCACCGGCTGCGCACGGTCGTCCCGGACATCTGGTCCGACCCGGACCCGGCACCTTCCGGCCCCGTCGGCCTCTGA
- a CDS encoding 3'-5' exoribonuclease domain-containing protein, whose translation MSARAARPNVYISVDIEADGPIPGPYSMISFGAAVAGRQSGPSYTAADPEQDTFYRELRPISEAFVPEALAVSGLDRDRLLREGAEPAVAMAEFRAWVREVSAGAQPVMCGYPASFDWTFLYWYLMSFGGESPFGHSGCLDMKTLYAAKARIPLRSAVKRHMPAHLLSSRPHTHHALDDAIEQAELMSSLMLWEPPASG comes from the coding sequence ATGTCAGCCCGCGCAGCACGTCCCAACGTCTACATCTCCGTCGACATCGAGGCGGACGGACCGATCCCCGGGCCGTACTCGATGATCAGCTTCGGGGCCGCCGTGGCCGGCCGGCAGAGCGGACCTTCGTATACGGCCGCCGATCCGGAACAGGACACCTTCTACCGCGAGTTGCGTCCGATCAGCGAGGCCTTCGTACCGGAGGCGCTCGCCGTCAGCGGGCTCGACAGGGACCGGCTGCTGCGCGAGGGCGCCGAACCGGCGGTCGCCATGGCCGAATTCCGCGCCTGGGTCCGGGAAGTCTCCGCCGGGGCCCAACCGGTGATGTGCGGATACCCGGCCTCCTTCGACTGGACCTTCCTGTACTGGTACTTGATGAGCTTCGGCGGCGAGAGCCCCTTCGGGCACTCGGGCTGCCTGGACATGAAGACCCTCTACGCGGCCAAGGCCCGGATCCCGCTCCGCTCCGCCGTCAAGCGCCACATGCCCGCGCACCTCCTTTCCAGCCGCCCGCACACCCACCACGCGCTGGACGACGCGATCGAGCAGGCCGAGCTGATGAGCAGCCTGATGCTGTGGGAACCCCCCGCCAGCGGTTAG
- a CDS encoding GDSL-type esterase/lipase family protein yields the protein MIGFRNDSTNRTARSRVRRLAGIGMALPLAVGALVAGGAGTAVAGPGSGPTAVVSMGDSYISGEAGRWKGNSLTNSGNRTGTDRAWVSGSTYDPSKVYGATAGGCDRSDSAEVKSAGAIADVAVNLACSGATSENVFRASNGGVAFKGEAPQADQLAAVAANNNVKVIALSIGGNDLGFADIIKECAYDFVLWNSYCYDDQQSVVDQKMDAVMANVGKSVDEVRTVMRGAGYSDSSYRIVLQSYPSPIPRGTENRYTQSDWSRLNSGGCPFWNKDSDWARDSLVPQIANRIKGVAAAKGVQFLDLRDMMQGREVCAKASKQVTTAAPASAKTSEWARWIDSSETQGLVQESMHPNYFGQLAAGRCLALVVAQPASGGFGCKNTAGADQTGMYLTPSS from the coding sequence GTGATCGGATTCCGCAACGACAGCACGAACCGGACCGCCCGCAGTCGAGTGCGACGACTGGCCGGCATCGGGATGGCACTGCCGCTCGCCGTCGGGGCGCTGGTGGCCGGCGGGGCCGGGACGGCCGTGGCCGGGCCCGGGAGCGGGCCCACCGCCGTGGTGTCCATGGGCGACAGCTACATCTCCGGCGAGGCCGGGCGCTGGAAGGGCAACAGCCTCACCAACAGCGGGAACCGGACCGGCACCGACCGGGCATGGGTCAGCGGGAGCACCTACGACCCCTCGAAGGTGTACGGGGCCACGGCCGGCGGGTGCGACCGGTCCGACTCCGCCGAGGTGAAGAGCGCCGGGGCGATCGCCGACGTGGCCGTCAACCTCGCCTGCTCCGGGGCGACCTCGGAGAACGTGTTCCGCGCCTCGAACGGCGGCGTCGCCTTCAAGGGCGAGGCCCCGCAGGCCGATCAGCTCGCCGCCGTGGCCGCGAACAACAACGTCAAGGTCATCGCGCTGTCCATCGGCGGGAACGATCTCGGCTTCGCCGACATCATCAAGGAGTGCGCGTACGACTTCGTGCTGTGGAACTCCTACTGCTACGACGACCAGCAGTCGGTCGTCGACCAGAAGATGGACGCCGTCATGGCGAACGTCGGCAAGTCCGTGGACGAGGTGCGGACCGTCATGCGCGGCGCCGGTTACTCCGACTCCTCGTACCGGATCGTGCTGCAGTCCTACCCGTCGCCGATCCCTCGCGGCACGGAGAACCGGTACACCCAGAGCGACTGGAGCCGGCTCAACAGCGGCGGCTGTCCGTTCTGGAACAAGGACTCGGACTGGGCGCGCGACTCGCTCGTGCCGCAGATCGCCAACCGCATCAAGGGGGTTGCCGCCGCCAAGGGCGTGCAGTTCCTGGACCTGCGGGACATGATGCAGGGCCGCGAGGTCTGCGCGAAGGCGAGCAAGCAGGTGACGACCGCGGCGCCGGCCTCGGCGAAGACGAGCGAGTGGGCGCGCTGGATCGACAGCAGCGAGACCCAGGGGCTGGTCCAGGAGTCCATGCACCCGAACTACTTCGGTCAGCTGGCGGCCGGGCGCTGCCTGGCGCTGGTGGTGGCCCAGCCGGCGAGCGGCGGATTCGGCTGCAAGAACACCGCCGGAGCCGACCAGACCGGGATGTACCTGACCCCCTCGTCCTGA
- the aceB gene encoding malate synthase A — protein MSAPAPSSLAIVDAEPLPRQDEVLTEAALAFVAELHRRFAPRRAELLARRAERRAEIARTSTLDFLPDTAQVREGDWKVAPAPAALNDRRVEITGPTDRKMTINALNSGAKVWLADFEDASAPTWENVVIGQLNLIDAYERRIDFTDARTGKAYALKPAEELATVVMRPRGWHLQERHLQFEGGPASGSLVDFGLYFFHNAKRLIALGKGPYFYLPKTESHLEARLWNEIFVFAQDYVGIPQGTVRATVLIETITAAYEMDEILYELRDHAAGLNAGRWDYLFSIVKNFRDGGEKFVLPDRNAVTMTAPFMRAYTELLVKTCHKRGAHAIGGMAAFIPSRKDAEINKVAFEKVKADKDREAGDGFDGSWVAHPDLVPIAMASFDAVLGDNPNQKSRLREDVSVAAGELIAIDSLDAKPTYDGLRNAVQVGIRYIEAWLRGLGAVGIFGLMEDAATAEISRSQIWQWINAGVIFENGKLATAELTREVAAAELAAIRTEVGEEAFTNGKWQQAHDLLLQVSLDADYADFLTLPAYDQLIG, from the coding sequence ATGTCCGCACCAGCGCCGTCATCGCTGGCCATCGTCGACGCCGAGCCCCTGCCCCGGCAGGACGAGGTCCTCACCGAAGCGGCTCTCGCCTTCGTGGCCGAGCTCCACCGGCGGTTCGCCCCCCGTCGCGCCGAGCTCCTCGCCCGTCGCGCCGAGCGCCGTGCCGAGATCGCCCGTACTTCCACCCTCGACTTCCTCCCGGACACCGCACAGGTCCGCGAGGGCGACTGGAAGGTGGCGCCGGCCCCGGCCGCGCTGAACGACCGCCGTGTGGAGATCACCGGTCCGACGGACCGCAAGATGACCATCAACGCCCTGAACTCGGGCGCCAAGGTCTGGCTCGCCGACTTCGAGGACGCCTCGGCTCCCACCTGGGAGAACGTGGTCATCGGCCAGCTCAACCTGATCGACGCCTACGAGCGCCGCATCGACTTCACCGACGCCCGCACGGGCAAGGCGTACGCCCTCAAGCCCGCCGAGGAGCTCGCCACCGTCGTGATGCGCCCGCGCGGCTGGCACCTCCAGGAGCGCCACCTGCAGTTCGAGGGCGGCCCCGCCTCCGGCTCGCTCGTCGACTTCGGCCTGTACTTCTTCCACAACGCCAAGCGCCTCATCGCGCTCGGCAAGGGCCCGTACTTCTACCTGCCGAAGACCGAGTCGCACCTCGAGGCGCGCCTCTGGAACGAGATCTTCGTCTTCGCCCAGGACTACGTCGGCATCCCGCAGGGCACGGTCCGCGCGACCGTCCTGATCGAGACCATCACGGCCGCGTACGAGATGGACGAGATCCTCTACGAGCTGCGCGACCACGCGGCGGGCCTGAACGCCGGCCGCTGGGACTACCTCTTCTCCATCGTCAAGAACTTCCGTGACGGCGGCGAGAAGTTCGTCCTGCCGGACCGCAACGCGGTGACGATGACCGCTCCCTTCATGCGGGCGTACACCGAGCTCCTCGTCAAGACCTGCCACAAGCGCGGCGCGCACGCCATCGGCGGCATGGCGGCCTTCATCCCGTCCCGCAAGGACGCCGAGATCAACAAGGTCGCCTTCGAGAAGGTCAAGGCCGACAAGGACCGCGAGGCCGGCGACGGTTTCGACGGCTCCTGGGTCGCCCACCCCGACCTGGTCCCGATCGCGATGGCCTCCTTCGACGCGGTCCTCGGCGACAACCCGAACCAGAAGAGCCGCCTGCGCGAGGACGTCTCCGTCGCCGCCGGCGAGCTCATCGCGATCGACTCCCTGGACGCGAAGCCCACCTACGACGGCCTGCGCAACGCCGTCCAGGTCGGCATCCGCTACATCGAGGCCTGGCTGCGCGGCCTCGGCGCCGTCGGCATCTTCGGCCTGATGGAGGACGCGGCCACCGCCGAGATCTCGCGCTCGCAGATCTGGCAGTGGATCAACGCCGGCGTGATCTTCGAGAACGGCAAGCTCGCGACCGCCGAGCTCACCCGTGAGGTGGCCGCCGCCGAACTCGCCGCGATCCGCACCGAGGTCGGCGAGGAAGCCTTCACCAACGGCAAGTGGCAGCAGGCTCACGACCTCCTCCTCCAGGTCTCCCTGGACGCGGACTACGCCGACTTCCTCACCCTCCCGGCGTACGACCAGCTCATCGGCTAG
- a CDS encoding NTP transferase domain-containing protein — protein MPRHTSAHGAPDAADDTGRTDRTGHADAADRAGHTDAADAADRTEPRAGGGDPAPPPLIAGLLLAAGGGRRLGGRPKALLPYRGRPLVENAVRVLRAAGCGPVHVVLGASAAEVRERADLSGCVVADNPDWAEGMGSSLRVGLASLAGTGARAALVSLVDQPGIGPEAVARVRAAYRSPASLVAAAYGGERGHPVLFGSDRWPDIVATATGDKGARVHLSAHVAELTLVECGDVAEAFDIDTPPDLARLI, from the coding sequence ATGCCACGCCACACCAGCGCCCACGGCGCCCCGGACGCCGCAGACGACACCGGCCGCACAGACCGCACGGGGCACGCAGACGCCGCAGACCGGGCGGGGCACACAGACGCCGCAGACGCCGCAGACCGCACAGAACCCCGCGCGGGCGGCGGCGACCCCGCTCCTCCCCCGCTGATCGCCGGCCTGCTCCTCGCGGCCGGCGGCGGCCGGCGGCTGGGCGGCCGCCCGAAGGCCCTGCTGCCCTACCGGGGCCGCCCGCTGGTGGAGAACGCCGTACGGGTCCTGCGCGCGGCCGGCTGCGGCCCGGTCCACGTGGTCCTCGGCGCCTCGGCGGCCGAGGTGCGCGAGCGCGCGGACCTGAGCGGCTGCGTGGTGGCGGACAACCCGGACTGGGCCGAGGGCATGGGCTCCTCGCTGCGGGTCGGCCTGGCCTCGCTGGCCGGTACGGGCGCCCGCGCGGCCCTGGTGTCCCTGGTGGACCAGCCGGGCATCGGCCCGGAGGCGGTGGCCCGGGTCCGGGCGGCGTACCGCTCCCCGGCGAGCCTGGTGGCGGCGGCGTACGGGGGCGAGCGCGGGCACCCGGTGCTGTTCGGGTCGGACCGCTGGCCGGACATCGTGGCGACGGCCACAGGTGACAAGGGCGCACGGGTGCACTTGTCGGCGCACGTGGCGGAGCTCACGCTGGTCGAGTGCGGGGACGTCGCGGAGGCCTTCGACATCGACACGCCGCCCGACCTGGCACGGCTCATCTGA
- a CDS encoding PLP-dependent aminotransferase family protein, translating to MANGRVVQTADRTIGSRQLAALLPPEVLARPGYRALADAVRTLILDGRIALHVRLPAERELAEAVGASRATVTGAYDLLRESGYVRSRRGSGTWTELPEGHDPVGAHALIGGTGGRADGDPGIDLAIAAMGAPDGTLSEAVAWAAPRLPGLARHPGYHPFGLPDLRTAIAERFTRRGLATRPEQILVTAGAQQAFALVVSLLCRPGDRVMTENPTYANALDAIRHARLRTGSIAVSDRGWDLEIAESTLRQTVPRLAYVIPDFHNPTGALMPEEQRLRLLAATRRTGTWLVVDETIADIALDVPAPAPTASLAPRGGADHVVTIGSLSKTHWGGLRVGWIRATAKMITELTTVRVAADMCGSVLDQLVALPLLEGLERSLPARLEQIRGQRAALVASLERHTPEWSWQLPPGGLSLWVDLGEPVSSALSERAAAAGVHIGRGARFGVDPGTFEHRLRIPYTLDADRLDEGVRRLAEAFHDGVPLPSAVERPYWVA from the coding sequence ATGGCAAACGGGCGAGTGGTCCAGACGGCGGACAGGACGATCGGCAGCCGGCAGCTCGCGGCGCTGCTCCCGCCCGAGGTATTGGCCCGCCCCGGCTACCGGGCCCTCGCCGACGCCGTCCGCACCCTGATCCTCGACGGCCGGATCGCCCTGCACGTACGGCTGCCCGCCGAACGCGAGCTCGCGGAAGCGGTCGGCGCCAGCCGGGCCACCGTCACCGGCGCCTACGACCTGCTGCGCGAGAGCGGCTACGTCCGCAGCCGGCGCGGCTCCGGCACCTGGACCGAGCTCCCCGAGGGACACGACCCCGTCGGCGCGCACGCGCTCATCGGGGGAACCGGCGGCCGCGCCGACGGCGACCCGGGCATCGACCTGGCCATCGCCGCCATGGGCGCCCCCGACGGCACCCTCTCGGAGGCCGTGGCCTGGGCGGCGCCCAGGCTCCCGGGGCTCGCCCGCCACCCCGGCTACCACCCCTTCGGCCTGCCCGACCTGCGCACCGCCATCGCCGAGCGCTTCACCCGGCGCGGGCTGGCGACCCGGCCGGAGCAGATCCTCGTCACGGCGGGGGCGCAGCAGGCGTTCGCGCTGGTCGTGAGCCTGCTGTGCCGGCCCGGGGACCGGGTGATGACCGAGAACCCGACCTACGCCAACGCCCTCGACGCCATCCGGCACGCCCGGCTGCGCACCGGGTCCATCGCCGTCTCCGACAGGGGCTGGGACCTGGAGATCGCCGAGTCCACGCTGCGCCAGACCGTGCCGAGGCTCGCGTACGTGATCCCCGACTTCCACAACCCGACCGGCGCGCTGATGCCGGAGGAGCAGCGGCTGCGCCTGCTCGCGGCGACGCGGCGGACCGGGACCTGGCTGGTGGTCGACGAGACCATCGCCGACATCGCCCTCGACGTGCCGGCGCCCGCCCCGACGGCCTCGCTGGCACCCAGGGGCGGGGCCGACCACGTGGTCACCATCGGATCGCTCAGCAAGACGCACTGGGGCGGGCTGCGGGTCGGGTGGATCCGGGCCACCGCCAAGATGATCACCGAGCTGACGACGGTACGGGTGGCGGCGGACATGTGCGGATCGGTACTCGACCAGCTGGTGGCCCTGCCGCTGCTGGAGGGGCTGGAACGCTCGCTCCCGGCGCGGCTGGAGCAGATACGGGGCCAGCGCGCGGCCCTGGTCGCCTCGCTGGAGCGGCACACGCCCGAGTGGTCCTGGCAGCTGCCGCCGGGCGGACTGTCGCTCTGGGTGGACCTGGGCGAGCCGGTGAGCTCCGCACTGTCGGAGCGGGCGGCCGCGGCCGGGGTGCACATCGGGCGGGGCGCCCGTTTCGGGGTGGATCCCGGGACCTTCGAGCACCGGCTGCGGATTCCGTACACGCTGGACGCGGACCGGCTGGACGAGGGGGTACGCCGCCTCGCGGAGGCCTTCCACGACGGCGTGCCGCTGCCTTCGGCGGTGGAGCGGCCGTACTGGGTGGCGTAG
- a CDS encoding response regulator — protein sequence MTIRLLLADDHPVVRAGLRAVLDTEPDFAVVAEAATAERAVDLAASAGVDVVLMDLQFGPGPGMHGSEATALITARPSAPRVLVLTTYDTDADILAAVEAGASGYLLKDAPPEELAAAVRTAAAGQSALAPAVALRLMDRMRTPAEALTKRELEVLQLVADGLSNQQISKQLFLSQATVKSHLVHIYAKLGVDSRTSAVAAAATRRLIRTP from the coding sequence ATGACCATCCGGCTGCTGCTCGCCGACGACCACCCGGTGGTCCGGGCCGGGCTGCGCGCGGTGCTGGACACCGAGCCGGACTTCGCGGTGGTGGCGGAGGCCGCGACGGCGGAGCGCGCGGTGGACCTGGCGGCCTCCGCGGGGGTGGACGTGGTCCTGATGGACCTCCAGTTCGGCCCCGGGCCCGGTATGCACGGCTCGGAGGCCACGGCCCTGATCACGGCCCGGCCCTCGGCCCCCAGGGTGCTGGTCCTGACCACGTACGACACGGACGCGGACATCCTGGCCGCGGTGGAGGCGGGCGCCTCGGGCTACCTGCTCAAGGACGCCCCGCCGGAGGAACTCGCGGCGGCCGTGCGCACCGCGGCGGCCGGCCAGTCGGCCCTGGCCCCGGCGGTGGCCCTGCGCCTGATGGACCGCATGCGGACCCCCGCCGAAGCCCTGACCAAGCGCGAGCTGGAGGTCCTCCAGCTGGTCGCGGACGGCCTGTCGAACCAGCAGATCTCCAAACAGCTCTTCCTGAGCCAGGCCACGGTCAAATCCCACCTGGTCCACATCTACGCCAAACTCGGCGTCGACTCCCGCACCTCGGCAGTGGCCGCAGCCGCCACCCGCCGCCTGATCCGCACGCCGTAG